The Triticum urartu cultivar G1812 chromosome 5, Tu2.1, whole genome shotgun sequence genome contains the following window.
aactactatctacTACCTTCAATTGGTTTCTTCTACATCCTTCCAATGatatctcggtaacaagtatctatTCATGCATTCTTTTCTTGCattcaaccttgtgtaggttgcatcttggCATGATATTCATTCcatcttgtgatacttgtttcctttctcaaagcatctcAATGACGATCTcatgttgctagttgtgatgtctttgatggttgtgtggtaggagttcatttatatacaataagaccatatctagccatgtgctatgcttccaagcaaatatcttattggtatatttATGACTTCCTTGTGGATATCTTGTTATTTCCTTTTTGTAACTATTTCgtgtgtacatccttctttgtggattgatatcatcatgattttgatctacctagaatcttatacacttgagtAAAGTTACATCTCTAGTTGATATCCTTATTCTTTCGCATCCACCTTTCTTTCCTTTGTATTTCCTAGGTGGCTCCGTGAAAGGATTTGTCTTGAGTGAGGATCTTATATCTTTGCATCTTGTCGCACTCTTatgtggtgaagattattttcctcatgcttgtctttacgaggcttttgccatcttaattggtatccctcgtcttgatgaggctttcatcttctatcttcaccatGGGTTGTCGCAAGCCTTTTTGCTAATTCACTTTTTAGtgagcttgtgaacccatttgcttgTTGGGTGTGTGTGGGGAGGACATGTCATGCACCGTGTATCTTATTTATCCAAGACTATGTTGATGCTTTATGCTCATCCTTatattagtcttctcaagtgctttgtcatgactcacacacatcattttggttgagcctaTTATTAATTGCCTCTTTTACATGTTTCTCAACCATTTGTTTTTTGCAAGTGCTAGGCTTTGTTTCCTGTATGCTCATTTGCACTTGTTGtgagtttctattgattttgggggagctacGATCCTATTTTGTGTACTGtgtatccaaatacaaaaattcttatgtgtgcacaaatcatggggaacttctctagtttctttagaacgCCCCTTTGCTCATATCGTAATATCCTTTTTTCTTGTGGCTCATAGGATCTttggtctagttggttcaattgatatcctttgattgcttgcttcaattggtatcttttgagtgcatgattgcttgtttctctcttTGCTATGTCTTTTGGGCATATCTTACTTTTGCAATCGTTGGGCCTCAATATAGTCTGTCTTCCTCCAAATATTTACCGTTGGATATGTGTATTGCATTCGagtctcttgttgagaaatacacaatttatggaggaacactttttatattggccttctaagcttttggcccattttggcaatcgatgccaatgggggagaagtttcagagagttttgtggataAGTGTAGAGAGTTATTTCGTCTTGCTTTGGTTTTGTTACCaagcatttgcatctcatacacatgcattattggttgttgcattgcatggtgatgcataattccttatataaactctcttgaaagtgattgtcatcaattaccaaaatggaggagattgaaaggacatgcggtgcccccatgtgtggttttggtaattgatgtcaatctctatggactaacggttgccttgagttatatttgaaggatttgtccataggattgccttgaagtccatgtgttggtttcaaggagtttatgagatggccaaagtgttattcaaggaattatccaaagattggtcatgtgtgagttgagcttattgcaagcatgtcttgaataagaagattgtgtgatcattcatgtttaccttcaagacatcatccaaatgaagagagttgggaagattcaaggttgatcaagactaagtcaagagtgaatcaagttgatcaactcacaaagcgtagaagaagtaccgagagggatcaagtgatcccatggtatggtaagcattgtccattacactttctgtactaacccatggtctacgtgagagttctttgtggggttaggtatgtttccatggtcttgcgtcaagtggaagatctcatacaacccatggaggatgacatcaagtggtgatcgtcatcaagtttgCAGTGTGGAAGTTCAAGTGGAGAAcacgaagagtggctcacccataatggagtatgggggagaaatcaagcttgaagcttgccgtccattgtggtgttAATGGAATTGTGAatatgtgccgaagagtggctcacccatagtggagtatgggggagcaatcaagtagtcttcatcgagccaacataatcaagaaaggtggtccaacttgaggaagtcaagatcgtcatcatctagctcaagtgtactatgtgcaagacaaaggttttcccttgataggttttctattttaccggtctcatagtggtagttgggagaccgggttgtaggatcgattgtcgtactatcaaggggggctctctagtgattagcttgatcgtatcattcgtcgagagctcaaaccattgcatccttgcatcatctctCTTGTTCTTGTTTGGTTCTTTTCCTTGTGAGATTTGGATCTCATGGTCATCTTcttgacaagctcgagttcatcgaaaaccgATTTCTTATGCTTTCTCTATTGCGTTTTTGGTGTTGgtggttttaccggtcttattcGAGGAAGGGTTCTCTCCATTTTCTCATGGGCCTTTTATAATTTCCTTCTTATTGCTTTTTCTATCAatattgtgttagcccttgtcgctagaTTTCCAACAAACTTGATTTCGTCGAATTCGGAGCTCGTATGCGAAAGTTGTGGTTGTTTTGATATTGCCTGTTTTACACACAGAGATTGTACCGCCCCATAGAGAGGTTGTACCGGttgaccggtacaaccggtgtttGGAGCGGTTGTACTGCTCCAGAATTGGTCCGAAGGTTGTACCGGCCATGTACCGCTCTACCACCGGACTCGTCTCTGTTGTGGTGCGGTTGTTGGGCGGTTGtgggccggttgtaccgcttattgcctgttaccggttgtaccggtactcatagcggttgtaccgctcctatgTTTTTCTGCACATAACGGGCAGATTCGtggggacctatttaagggggtcttcttccccaatggttccccatctcttgagctcgtttttcccccattgttgaccttctttgagcttgctaactctcaatccctccatggattcttgctagtttttgagggaaaagagagaggagatatagatccacatttccaccaatcactttctcctctttgtgaggggaaccccttggatctagatcttggagttcttggtgttctccttcttgttcttcctctcattttcctccctagcattagttgcttcggtgggatttgagagagaaggacttgggcactccgtgtgcccttgccattgcatttggtgcatcggtttgagttctccacgtgatatgtggaagttacaagttgagaagtttattactcttgggtgcttggtacccttgagcttgttcctcttgggtgcttgggcgccctagacggttggtggtgttcggagctcaatcgttgtggtgtaaagcttcgggcaagcgtcggggtcttcaattaggttgtggagatcgccccgagcaatttgacgggtaccggtgaccacccccaagggttgccaaagtgtacgggttcggtgaccgcccccaagggttcccatttgtacgggttcggtgactgccctcaagggtcccttagtggaatcacgacatcttgcatttatgcgagggcgtgaggagattatggtggccctagtgtcttcttggggagcattgtgcctccacactgctccaaacggagattagcatccgcaagggtgtgaacttcgggatacatcgtcgtctccgcgtgcctcggttatctcttacccgagccctttacttatgcactttactttgtgatagccatattgttcttggtcatatatcttgctatctcatagttgcttatcttgcttagcataagttattggtgcacataggtgagcctagttgttttaggttttgtgcttgacaaattaaccgctaggtttattccgcatttgttcaagcctaaaccgtaattattttaaaacgcctattcacccccccccctctaggcgacatccacgatcttttaGCCGTGAAATCCAATTATAGTCTATCCCGCCAGAAAGACGGTTAAGAAGACTTACTGAGAAATCACGTCTCCCCGTTTTAGATAAGGCCAAAAAGTCTAAATTGTACTCCCTATTACATTCTGCAATGAATATATGTTTAGCCAAGTCACCAAGACCTCTGCTATTAAAGAACATGCATTCATGAGGAAACAATAGGAGATTTAGAAACTTTCACCCTCTTAGAGGGTTTATGACCTCTTTTCGAACGGTCAAACTTGGATTTATGACCGGAAGTTGTAAGCTCAATCAATGAACTAAGCCCGGGCTCCTCCAAGCCCACATGTGAAACCTCCCCTACTACATGAGCGAGTAGCTGACCATCTGATGTGGCATGCAACTCTTCGTCATCTAGATGTGAGAAGAAGGATTGCTCGAAACTCGTGGTTTAACCTTTAATCGGTCGTATTCCAAATGTCTCAAAGCATTTGCAGAAACAGAAATATCATTCTCATTATTTCCTAGAGTAACACCCACTTTATTCAACTTAGAAACTATGGATCTAGTAGAAAAGGATAAAAATGATTTAGGTGATGACGAAGTACCTTGGTTGTCGAGGTTCTGCGTTGCTTTTCACCGCATAGCCTTGGTCAAAGAGTCCTCGTCAGTAGCCATCCTACCATCATCGGCCACCAAATGGCGGCCACTCCGGCGTGTGGGTGTCACCTCTGATGAAGAACATTGTGCAAGCACCGCTGCTGGAGGAGGGGATGAGGGTGGAGTAGCAACCCCCTCCCCGGCAGTCTCGATCGCCGGTTCACACGACGCCGCCAGTAAAGATGGCGTGTCAGTACACGGGACCACGGGAGGAGCTTGGAAAGGAGAGGTGGACACGTCCGGCTCGTTTGATGCTGAGGAGCAGCTGCGGGAGCGTCTTGCTCCACAGGAGTCCGAATAGTCGCTGAGCTTGTAGCGCTGCATGGATGCACGCCCGTCGATGCACTGCATGGCTTAATACCCAAGGCAACACTGCATGGCTGTACATACGTGAGTAGTCCTTCATGTTCCAACCCTCCTGTAGTATGCATGCGCTGCTCCAACTGTGCTGCTTACTGGACGGCCTCATCTCCAGCCTCTGGATGCCAGCTCTTCAAACGCGCACCGGGGCGCCCCGCAGTACCTCCGGCTTCCTGCACCTGATTGGGTACAGCCATCTTCGACGACGCCGTCCGTGTCATCGACGGCGCCACCTCAGCAGCTCTTTGCACATTATCAGAAGGAGAGACCGAGTGCCCTGCCGAGCCGCCGGTGGCCTGCATCGCCTGGAGGGCAGCGAACGGCGATGTAGCTTCCCGAGAAGGTGACGACGGCCGTGATACATATATTGCCCGTGGTGTATGAGGCAATGGTGACTCCTACCGGTGCATTCGTGAGGATTTATGAAGACCCGCGGCATGCTCCATGCCTCTCGACGTCTGCGATGAGGAGTTAAATGGAGTGACAGCCAAGAGCACAGAACCACCTCCCGTCGCACCACCAGAGCCCCCACTCGACAGACCATGAGACACATTAATGTTATTCGCCGGAGCAGCACTAGACGACGGATGGTTGGATGGGTGTTCTGAGGTGTCCATCTCATCGCCCTTCTCCTTGGCGCCGCTCTCATCGTCAGCATCATCACCCTTGCATTTCCAGATATACGGGACAAAGTCAAGATCCGGAATGTATCCTGCTGGCTCCCTCCTGAACGTGAAGGCGTAGCCCTTGAGCTTAACCAGCACATCGGTTGCAACAAAAGGCCACGCAACATCTTTGTCTTTAGACAAAATCTAAGAGTTGGTCATAGCCAAGAGAATCCGGACAACACCACGGCGTCGAAGGCTAATGAGATCCACATCTAAGATCTTTCCCATCAAAATACCAATGGCCCATAGCCCCCAAAAATGGTGCACTGTATGAGGAACACCCTCAACATGGAGCCAAATCTGCTGAAGCTCCAGCTTATGTGGGACCTCCTGTGATCTCCATGTTGTGACAGTCATCTGGGCATTAACCGACGACACGTTCATCTGAATTCCATCGACCCTGTCCAAATCCTCGAAGGATGGAAAGCTAACAAGGTAAGCATCGAACCCATGTTGAATAGCCTCCCACTTCCATTGATCATGTACCGGGCATCTCCTTGCGATCTGGCTCTCGACAACGCTAGCCGGTACCATCAACCCACTAACCTGAACACGAGTGATCGGTGTCTGTGTCGGCGCCAAATGATCCTACACCACATAGTCAGGCAGTTGGGCAAAATAAGTCTCCTCGGCGCCAACTCCTGAGACAAAACTTGGCAACCGACCATGACAGGTATGGCGGGCTATAATGGAGGGAAGAGATGTCCTTAAGCAGGGGATCATTAGGAGAATTGGAGATGGCTCAACAACAAGAATTTGGGCGGATAACTGGATACCAAGGATCGCTACTATGAGGCCGTTAGCTCGTCTCTCTGCCAACCCCCCATCTTTAGTAAGCGAGCTAATTGATGCACACAATGCAGCATGGAATAGAGAAGCCCTTGATGCAAACTTTATAGCGACGGACACTTTGGCAATCTTGGCCATCCCGATCTGTACGAGGCAGATGGACGATCACTGGGCTTGGAACTTTGAGAGGAACGGAGTATTCTCGGTAAGATCTGCTTACAGAATGTTGGCTGACACAAAACGTAGAAGGGAGGAGTGGTTAGAAGGCAGGTCTGGCTCCTCCGGTTTTGAAGCAGAAGCCAGATCTTGGGGGTCACTGTGGTCCGTTCAAGTTCCTGAAAAAATATGTCATTTCATGTGGAGGTTGTCCAAGCTTTCGATCCCGACAGAAGATATAAGACATGCTAGAAAAATTGCGGATGATGATAAATGCCGGCTTTGCGAAATGAGAGACTCATGGCGACATCCACTGTTTGAATGCTCAGTTGCCAGGTGTGTTTGGGCCCTAGTAGATGAAAACATACTTGACTTTATACAAGCGTCGACGGAGCCGAATGCCAAAGTGTGGTTGTTTTCAGCTATTGATCATCTTCCACGAGATAGTCTGGTGACGATGCCAGTGACTATGTGGGCAATATGGTGGGCTCGGCGGAAGGCTATCCATGAGGGAGACTTGCAAAGCCCACACGCTACTCATTCATTTGTAAGAAGCTTCATTGCAGAACTCACAACTATCCAGACTAAACCGGGGGCAACACATGGTGAGACACACACAGCTACGAGATCTGTAGCCaggcaagggtggagggcgcccgaAGTTGGAGTTGCTAAAATTCAGGTCGACGGGGGAGTTTCCAGAAATGGGAGAAGAGGGGCAGCCACTACCATATGCAGgaagggaaaactttgtttttgccactctaccTTTTGCCTACTTTGCTTATGCCACTATATAATTTGACATATCACTTTTGTCACTCTTAgttttgacaatacatcacaaatgTCATTCCATGGCAAAAGCAATAACttttcatttcacttttgccactcttaggtCTTGATaatgtatcacaattgccacttTAAAATTATTGCTTTTGCCACGGAATGGCAATTGTGATGTATTGTCCaaaactaagagtggcaaaagtgaaatgtcaaattctagagtggcataagtaAATTTGTCAAAAGCTAGAGTTTGgaaaaaacaaagttttcccatgCAGGAATCATGATGGTCTTTTCCTGGGATCCTCAGCAATGGTTTTTGATGGGATAAGTGATCCACCGATGTTGGAAGCGTTGGCTTGCCGCGAGGCTCTTGCCCTAGCTCAGGATCTATATCTACACCATATTGTTGTTGCTTGTGACTGCTAGACAATtgtggaggaaattaagaagggGTCAGAAGGGAGATATAGTACTATTATAAAGGAGATCCAGGCCCAGGCAGTTTGTTCAATGTGACTTCATCCTTGAAGGTCGACAAGGAAATGTTGATGCTCACAACTTAGCTAAATTTTGTACTTTTTTAGTTCAAGGGCGCCATATGTGGCTGAGAGTACCTCATGATCCCTTTGTTATTCCTGTAAACCGAATTATTGATCAATAAAGTCTGGTTTACCACTCAAAAAAAAACTAGCTTGAAACAGAAGGACTTTTCACCGGATTCTGTGCCAATATTTATGTCGTTTTGGCTATTGTATTGGTCATGCCATCTTTGCTGATGTATTATATTTTTTCTTAATAAATATACATGCAACTCTtctgcatggtttggaaaaaaaCTATTGGGTCGGTCGTCAATTGATATGTATATTTATGTCATTTTTGGCTTTGTATTGATCGTGGCTTCTTTGGCGGTGTATTATCTTCTTTCTTTATGAATGTACATGCAACTCTTCTGCATGATTGGAAGAAACTACCGGGTCGGTCGCCAGTCAAGTGACGCCTCTCTAACAAGCTCCCGTACTTCCCTTATTTGTGGTGATTCGGTGCATGCCAATCCACCTAGAATTTGcaacagttttgctaaagcacatttAGATATGCtttaagtattgcacatctaagttcTATATCATTGATTTTACATGAAGGTTTGTGCAAACATTTTTTATTGTCGTTTTCTCTCTCTTTTTAGTTCAATTGAGGCACTTAGATCTGCGATAGCTAGTGCAGATCTAGATGTGCCCTGCTTGCAGTGTTCAGCTAATTTGGTGTTCATGTAGGACCTTCAAATATTCTATGAACCTTGTGGGTGGAGGAAACGAAAGTTCAGTATAAATAGTGTAAGTAGTTCGGCTAAATGAGCAGTAATACAGCATCATCACACACTGCAGAGAACAAAGGCTTCATAGAACAGCAGCTATCTTACTGCTTCTAATCTCATGATCCGTAGTTGTACAGAGATAAACAGCCAGTTGTAGCATCTCATCGCTCAAGCCGCGCACTGCAACACCGCACAGTGTCATCACCTCACTAATTAATTATAACAAACTCAAAAGGTCCTTGGTAGAACAACAGGTTAAGCTGCAACACATTTTAGGTGTCATCCTCAGCTCTCATTCCTCCGACGTCAGGAGCACACTGCCCCTGCAGTAGGGGCAGTCGCCGTGGGATCGAAGCCACCGCTCGAGGCACGCCGAGTGGAAGACATGCTTGCACCGCAGCTGCATGAGCCCGTCTGCCTCGCCGCACCTCTCCAGGCATATCGAGCACTCGCAGGCTGTTTCTTGTAGCACATGGACCGGTTCGGTGCACGGGGTGACAGGCATGCACTTATCTACGGTGCTGAAAGGCTCTGGGAATGTTTCTTGGACTTTGTTGTAGGTGGTGATGGATACACTGGATTGGAAGTAACTGGTTAGGCTACCAAGTTCGCTATCGGCCAAGTTGGAAATACCAATGTCAGCAGGATGAGTTACTACTCCAGCCCAAATGGTTTCGGAGCACGAAGTGTTTTCCCTGAAACAATGGACGATCATGAGTAAACATAGAACGAATATAGATCATCAAATTCTGCACTGGAAGAACAACGTGATAAGTTTTGTTTTGGACCTTCTTCCTGACAAGTCCACACTATTAAGCCTCTGAAGAAGCCTTTCTCTAGCCTGTTGAACAGCATCAGGAAGCCGTCCATGATCCGATACACTGCGGCTTAGCCTTGACCTGGAGCACGTGAACCCTATGTGTTCTATTTTGTTTCCAGCACATCCCACAAGCTTAGCCCCATCTCTTTGGTTTGCCGGAACAAGTTCCTGGCCCTGTTTTTTTTTTAAATAACACATGTTAGAACCTATTCGTAGAGACTGAAGAACGTTTCACAACTATCATCATCACAACAGAAAACTTGGGAAAATAAGACTGTGTTATTCTCCGCCGAAAGTGGTTTGTTGCATGCCTGGAAATAGCTCAACGATGCGTAGGAAATAGCAGCCAACTCATGACATCAATAGGAGATTCTACACATATTTAACTAATTTTCCATAGGCTACAAGCCTGTGATAAGGGTCAAGAGTTCATCTGCTCATAACTGAGATATGTCTCAAAACTGTGTTTGCTCCATTATCAGAGTTCTAGCAAGTAATTTGGTAGAAATTGATCAAACATGAGGAATATTTGACATAATAACACTCACTAGACAAATGGTTGCTCTTTCTGAAAATAAACATTCAGACGGTGAGCAATCACAGAGATTAGCACTTTGTAGTCCCCACAATGATTTCGGCCACTTAAAGCTTTGGCGTAATCATTCTACCAAAGCCTGCAAGGCTGCAACTCATTACTCATCCATGTCACTGAATAGCTGTTCAAAAGAACTATCATTGTCATGCACACACTGAACTTTCCACAATAGATTAGTAGAGCCTCATTTTTCTAGGAAAGAATATTCCAGTATATACTGGCTCTACGACAACACTTACTGTAAAAGTATGATTATCAGTTCAATACACGAACCCCCTAAATTCTAAAACCAGTTACTTATATATATAGTTTGGAAAAAGACGGCACAAAATTTCTGGTACAAGCTCAGATTTGCCAAAAACATCTGCAGCCTCTTTGTCAAAGATGTTTATGAGGAAATACGAGATTGTCCCTTCGTTGCAAAATTAAATAAAACAACACTCATGAACAAACTAACAAGAGCTATATGCAACACAATCATTCCTATGCAGTGAACAATTTGTGCGTGGGCGAAACATGTACGCGGTCAGGTATTGAACAAAGGGTACACACATAAACAGAAGTGCAGCTGGTTCATGGTTCCACACCCTGGTTCATCTCAATTCCCAACCAATCCCGGCAAACGTACACCAAGAACACATAATACATATTCTACTTGGTCTTCATGTTAGTCCCACAAAAATAACAGTATTTCTCCCTTGATCTAATAAACAAAATCTAGTATAGTAACAGTAGCTTTTCTGAATTAAGTGTTACTACCAAATTGTGCACAGGGCCATGCTCCTCAGTCCATGTATAAAATATGAATTTTACCAACCTTGTTCTTGAATCTTGACTAGCTGTAACTGCTCTGACCCCATGGCGTC
Protein-coding sequences here:
- the LOC125508005 gene encoding probable E3 ubiquitin-protein ligase RHY1A, which translates into the protein MPIASKLLYFQRRPSPAPPEPPDPRRRPCRGASASAPRRQRSSAVSNHHHHHHHKLGQELVPANQRDGAKLVGCAGNKIEHIGFTCSRSRLSRSVSDHGRLPDAVQQARERLLQRLNSVDLSGRRENTSCSETIWAGVVTHPADIGISNLADSELGSLTSYFQSSVSITTYNKVQETFPEPFSTVDKCMPVTPCTEPVHVLQETACECSICLERCGEADGLMQLRCKHVFHSACLERWLRSHGDCPYCRGSVLLTSEE